Below is a genomic region from Paenibacillus rhizovicinus.
GTTCCCTTATTTGCGGACGGTGGAGCCGACGACATACAGCAGGGACTATTTAAGCCGATTAAGCGTACCCAAGATCATTTATCGCTGCGTGGGCAAAGACTCGGAATCGCAGCTGTCGGAGTGGCTGCAAGCCGATCCTGGGCAAGAGCGTTTCTCCGTGTTCGTCGGTGCTTCCTCCAGCAAGCAGGCGGTCAGCCTGACATTGCCGGCCGCTTACGAGCTGAGCAGCACGGTGAATCCGAAGCTGGCTTTCGGCGGCGTGGTCATTCCCGAGCGTCACCAGAAGAAGCACGACGAGCATCTGCGCATTGCGGACAAGATCCGCAGCGGCTGCCAGTTCTTCATCTCCCAAGCCGCGTACAACGTCGAGGCGGCGAAAGACTTCCTGTCGGATTACTATTATCACTGCCAGAACCAAGAAATCGACATGGTGCCGATCTTGATCAACCTGGCCCCTTGCGGATCCGCCAAGACGCTGGACTTCATGAAGTGGCTCGGCATCAGCATTCCGAAGTGGCTGGAGAACGATCTGAAGCATTCCAACGACGTGCTGGACAAGTCCATCCGGCTGTCGCAAAAGATTTTCGAGGAAATCTTCGAATTCGGCCTGGAGAAAGGCATTCCGCTCGGCTGCAGCGTGGAAAGCGTCTCGACGAGAAAAGTGGAAATCGAGGCCTCCATCCAGCTCGTTCACGATATTAAGGCCACGATGGAGAAACGGATGCGTCCGGCGATCATCGTTTGAGTACAAGACAAGGCTGCCGGTTTTCGGCGGCCTTTTGTCGTAGATAGGGCAAGCGTGAAGGCCAGTCTTGCGTACGCGAGGGGCGGCAGAACACAGGGGGTTCGTCAGCGTAACTTTTTGCGATCGGATACGTCTCTAAGGATAGCGTTATCGAAGGAGGAATCGTTATGAAAGCCGTTATGCGATGCATCCTCTATGCAGCGCTGGCAGGGGGCTTGATGAATCTGCTCGACGAGCTCTATCATGACTATCGGAGGCGGGAGATCGTTCATAGCCTTGAAACGAGCCCGTCCGCGAACATCATTCAATACTTTCCGCAAACCTTCCATTTCTATCTCATCACGAACTCCCAAGTGCTGGACGTAGCGATTATTGCCGGTCTCACCTTCTGTGCCTGCTTCGCGGCAACCCGGCTGGTGAAGAAATCCCGGTAATGGCTTCGGAATTTCAGTTCTAACCGTATCTCTGGAGGTGAACGCATGAAATTGTTGGACGATCTCTAACTTCCCCCAAGGAGGTTAGAGATGATGAGCAGAAGCTTCAAGAAGACGCCGGTCTGCAAAGACCCGTGCTCGAAATGGATGAAACGACAAGCAAGCAAGGCAGTAAGACGATACGACGCCGATCTGAATGCCGGAGGCGGGTACCGCAAAGTATTTTGTTCCTGGAACCTCTGCGATTACCGGTTTATCCAAACCAAACAGCAGGCCGCATTGGAATGGGAGCGGGATATTGCGTACCGCCGCCATACGTTAGAGCAAGCGCTGATGAATTGGCACAAGTATTATCGGCGAAAATAGCAAGTAGATGCATGAAAGGAAGCGCTGGTCAGGGGAGTACCGGCGCTTTTCTTACCGCTGCGCAAGCTGGGAAAGTTTTCTGATATCGAAGGAGGATCTAGATGAAACGGATGCCTTTCGAGCGGCCGACCGAGCATTATGACGAGCGGCTGTTCCCGATAGACGAGCAACTCTGCGCTTTGCTGAAACAACGCAAGGACCTGTCGAACGATCCCGGATATCCGCCGTTCGAGTACATAACGAAATGGGCAGCCGATTACGGATTTTATGACGATTACTTGAAGGTATTCTTCAGCACTCTCATCGGAGAGCAGCATTACAGGCCGCAAGTCGAACCGGCCGGATTCCGAACGCTTATCCCCGTCCTGCGATCCGCTCAGCACGGCCCGTTCTTCTATACGGTGACCTCCATCCGGCAATACGGGAATGCGAGCGTGCTCACTTTTGCGGCCGACTGGGATGTGAATGACGAACGGGAATCGCTGTCCGACAGGCCACGTCATTTCGAACTCTCCGTCGGGGAGAAGTACGACTGCCGCTTCGAGAGCGGGGGAGGGAGCACCGGGCATTCGGCTGCGAACTACGTCATTTCGCCGCCGCTGCCCGACGACCTGTCCGGTCTGGCTTTCGTGTTCAAGGAGTCCGGGAACGCGTTCAAGCAGCGGCGGAGCAGTGTTGAAATCGTGATTGAGGCAGAGTGATCGGGCGGCTCAGGGAGAGTCGAAGATACAGGACATGCCATTCGCGTCGATCGTCCGGAAGCGGCGGTCGGCATAATCGGGGGAGTAGCCGGAGATGAGCCATTTACAGGGGAATACAGAGGCGCCGTTGTACGCCGATTTGGTCATTGAACAAGGCGATGCGTCGCAGCCGTTCAGTTGGGGACGCGTGAACCGCTTCGCGATCGGCTTTGAAATCGCGGCGGGAGCCGGCGAGGGAGAATTGGTCAGCGCGGTTTCCTCCGCAATAGGCCGAGGGGTACGAATTTACGTGGGGTCGACGTCTGAGATGGAAGCGCTATCCTTGATTGCGGAGATGCATACGGACGCACGGACGGAGCCGCTTTCGCTGTCCATTCCATGGGCGCGTATCGGGGACGGACGTCACGACGTGCTGCTGCATGATGAGGGACATGCGGTTCGGCTGTACGTGGATGGCATTCTCGTCGACGAGGATTGGCCGATGGGAACCGTCGATTGGAGCGATGCAGCCGTTCGGGCGTATGCCGGCACTGCCAATATCATCCTAAGCAGGGATGCGGCAGCGCCCGAAGCTGAGGGTGCCGAACTTGAGGGGCAGGCGGAGCTTGCCGAACGCTATCTAGGCAAAGAGCCGGCAACGGTGCAGTACTGGCGTCCGCGCGGCATGCGAACGGGCGTCGGCGACTGCATGCCGTTCTTCGACGGCACGACGTTCCGGCTCTATTATCTCTACGACCGGCGCGGCCATGCCAGCAAGTGGGGGCTCGGCGCGCATCAATGGGGGCAAATCTCGACGAAGGATTTTATCCATTGGGAGCATCACCCCATCGCGGTGGGCATTACGGAAGAAGGAGAAGGATCGATCTGTACGGGCTCCGTCTTCTTGAAAGACGGGATCTATTACGCCTACTATGCCGTCCGGGCGGTCGACGGTTCGCCGGCACGCCTGACCTATGCAGTCAGCGAAGACGGTATCCGGTTCGCGAAGACAGATGCCGAGATCCGTCTGTCCGCGCGATTCACGCTTTCCTCGGTCCGCGACCCCCATGTGTTTCAAGATGCGGACGGGACGTACCATATGCTCGTGACGACGAGCCTTGTCGCGCCGGGCCTCGGCGGCGAAGTTAACCATCAGGGCTGCCTTGTCCATCTCGTATCGGACAATCTGACCGAATGGGAAGAGCGCGGACCGTTCATCGTTCCCGGCTATCACGACGAGCCGGAATGCTCGGATATCTTCGAGTGGAACGGCTGGTATTATCTCATCTTCAGCAATGACGGACTGGCGCGTTACCGGCATTCCCGCACGATGGCGGGGCCGTGGCTGCGGCCGGCGATGGACGTGCTCGACTGCGTGCAGTGGCGCGTTCCCAAGACGGCACCGTTCCCGGAAGATCGGCGCATCGCTGCAGGATTCTTGTCTTCGCCGGGCCAGTACGCCGGAGAGCTGGTCTTCCGCGAGCTGGTGCAGCATGCGGACGGCTCGCTCGGGCTGGCATTCGTGCCGGAGCTGAGAGAGGCGTCAGGTCCGGCGCTGTCGATCGATAGCTGCACGCTGGCTGACTTCAACGGATTCGTCTCGCGCAGCATCGGGGCGTTTCAGTCAGACTATGTGCTCGCGTTCGACGTCACCGCGCAGTATCCGAACATGTACTTCGGCTTCTCCGTTTCGGGAGCGGCAGGTTTCGCGGACGGTCACGACGTTCGTTTCGAACCGTCGGCCCGCAAGGTCGGCGTCCATCGTATCCGTGCGCGCTCGCTGCAGGAGGACGAATCGTCCTCCATCTATCACGTCGAGGGGCTGACGGAGAAGGTGTCCGTGGAGGCGGTCGTCAAGTCCGGCTGGATCGACCTGTGCGTCAACGGCAGCCGGACGCTGATCTCCAGAATCGACGGCGCAAACGGGCATCTTCATCTGCGCTTCTTCGCCCAATTCGGGTCGGCGGCGTTTGAAGGCGTGTCCGTACGGCCATTGGCTGTGGAGTAAATGGAGCGGTGCGATGGAGTCGTGGCGAGGAATAGCCGATGAGCGGCGATATGGAGCGACGGCACGCGGTGGCATAGGTACGGCACGCATGCGGCATGCCGCCGGACGGTCTTTACGTGATCTTCACGGAATAGGAGCTTTGGCGAATAGACAGCCATGTCCGGCATTTAGTAAACTATAGCCGTCGACTATCACATGCAATGGAGGTTGAGGAGTATGGGGAAAATCGCACTATTCGGCTTTGGCCGTATCGGAAGACAGATGCTTCGCGTCGCGCTGCAGGACAAGCTTTTCGTACCGGTTTCCATTTCGGATATTAAGGATGAAGGCACGTTGGCCGCCTTGTTCGAGGTGGATACCAACTATAAACGCTGGCCGGAGGCGGTATCCTCCCGGGAAGGCACGATGATCATCGGCGACCGCGAGATTGCGTACATCAATTCGTCCAAGGAAGTACCGGACTGGAACGCGCTTGGCGTCGATCTCGTCATCGATTGCACGGGCAGAGCCGTAACTCGTCCCGTTGCGCAGGTCCATCTGGACCGCGGCGCGAAACGCGTGCTGGTCAGCGGGCCGAGCAAGTCGCTTGAGGATTGCGATGCCGTGCTGCTGAAAGGCATCAACCTGGACAGCTTCGACCCGGACAAGCACCGCATCATCAGCATGGCGAGCTGCACGACCAACGCGCTGGCGCCGGTCGTTAAGCTGGTCAGAGAAAACTTCGGCATCAAGTACGGCCTGTTCTCCACCGTTCACTCCTACACCAATACGCAGTCGCTGACGGATCAGCCAATGAGAGATCGCCGCGATTCGTGGGCGGCGGCCGAGAATATTATTCCTTCTTCGTCCGGTGCGGCGAAGGCGCTCAAATTCATTTGGAACGACCTGCAGATTACGGGCAAAGCGTACCGCATCCCGACGCGCACCGGAAGCATCGCCGAGCTGAACCTGCTGACGGAGAAGCCGGTCACCGCCGAGCAGATCAACGATATGTTCCGCGCGGCTGCCAAGGAAGGCGAGCTGAAAGGCGTGCTGGACGTGCTGGAAGGCGAATGGGCGTCATCGCGAATCGTGGGCGACTCTCATTCCTCGATCATCGATCTGCCGCTGACTCAAGTGCAGGGCGAGCTGCTGTCCGTTGCGACCTGGTACGATAACGAATGGGGCTATGCCTCCCGCTTGGCCGAGGTTGCCGCTTTCTTGGCGAATTCATAATTACATCGCAGGGCCGGAGACCGCGTTCTCCATAACCCTGCGTATCGGCCGGAGCCGCTCGAGAGAGCGGCTCTTTCTTTTTGCCTGCTGCGGCCTGCCTGTAACGATGACAAAAAAAGCTTTCTTTAGGAGATGGAGTATGCGTTGGGCGGGTGGTACGATAGGCCTGACAATGAGCAGGAACCGGGAGGGTTTATAAATGGGCAAACGAATGGATTTTATCGCGCCGAAGGAAATCGCGTTTCATGAGGTGGAAGAGAAGCAGCTGGCGGCAGGCGAGGTCAGGCTGACGACGCTGTATTCGGGCATCAGCGCAGGCACGCAGCTGACGGCCTATCGCGGCATCAATCCGTTCGTGCATAAGCAATTCAACAACGAGCTGCGGGTTTTCGAACCGCGCACGGAGCCTTCATCTTCGCTGTACCCGGTTCATGGCGGCTGGGGCTATGAGGAGGTTGGCGTCGTTTCCGAAGTTGGGCCCGAGGTAACCGGTGTCAGTGAAGGAGATGTCGTATACGGCACATGGGGACATCGTTCTTCGCATGTCGTCACGGGGCAATTCGCCAAGGATCACCTGCTGCCGGCGGGACTCGACCCGGTCGCGGGCATCTATTCGCAAATGGGCGCTATCGCGCTGAACGCCATTCTGGATGCGGACATTCATCTCGGCGAAACGGTCGCCATCTTCGGGCAGGGAGTGCCCGGCCAGCTAGCGGCGCAATTGGCGCGGCTGAACGGATCGCGCGTGATCGTCGTCGATTTGGACGACTATCGGCTGGGTTTCTCCGAACGTCTGGGCGCGGATCATACGATCAATTCAAGCAGCTGCGACGTGGCCAAACGCATTAAGGAACTGACGCGGGGCATGGGCGCGGATATCGCGATCGAGTTCACCGGCGTTTCCGCGGCACTGCATGAGGCGATCCGTTGTCTCGCGTATAACGGCCGCGTCGTGACGGCCGGATTCTATCAAGAGGGCGCAACGCAGCTGTATCTAGGCGAGGAGTTTCATCACAACCGCGCGCAGCTCATCTGTTCGCAGATCAGCGGCATCAATCCGCAGCTCACGCACCGCTGGGACCGGCTTCGGATGGAGCGCACCGTCATGGAACTGGCGCAATCCGGCCGGTTGAAACTGACGGAGCTGATCACGCACCGCGTGCCGTTCGGGCAGGCGGCGGACGCGTACCGGATGCTGGATGCGCAGTCGGAGCCTGCTTTGCAAGTCGTGCTGCAGTTTTAAAGATCGTCCATGGAGCCTCCGGCGTTGTAGTGTGCCGGAGGTTTTGTTGGCGTTGTAGGATGCAGCAGAAAGGCTGACGGTGCGCAGCTTATGAGGCATGTCCGCACGTTCATGACGCGGAAGTTTGCTGTTGCAGGAGCAGCTCTTCTCGTGGTCACGTCGTCCGTGACGGCGTTGTCGCAGGAGCAGTGAATACGTCGTCCATGACGGCGGAGGCTGCCGCAGGAGCAGCGAACACATCGCCCGTGCCGGCGGAGGCAGCCGCAGGAGCAGCGAACACATCGTGCGTGACAGCGGAGGCTGTCGCTGGAGCAGCTTTGCAGGGGGATCAGCCCGCCCGCCGCCGGGAAGAAGCGTACGGGAATCCACCCGTATCGGACAGCTTTCCCTCACTCTGCCGATTGCGCGGTCTGTATAATGGGAGGGAAATGCGGAGTGCGGGACGCTTGCGGCCATTGGCCGAATTGGCGATGATCCGCCGCGCTGGATATGGCGGGCATGAAGAGTCGGTGACCGCTCGAATACGATGCAAGTACGAAGCAGGGATGAACATATAAGGGAGGAACCGAAAATGCATCCATTGAATGAACGAATCCGGCTCATTACGAGAGCCGACGATGCCGGAAGCGCAAGGACGGCGGACCGCGCCATCTTGGAGACGATCGAGCGCGGCATCGTCCGCAACGTCTCCGTCATGGCCGTCGGGCCGAGCATCGAGCATGCGGCTGAACTGCTGGCAAGCAAGCAAGAGGTCTGCTTCGGCATCCATGCGACGTTGAACGCGGAGTGGACCGATGTCCGCTGGGGACCGGCTGCTCCGGCGAGTTCCGTTCCATCGCTGGTCGAGCCCGGCAGCGGCATGTTCAAGCAGACGCCGCAAGCCTTCTTGCAGCATCCGCCGTCGGTGGAGGATGTGCTGACGGAATTGCAGGCGCAGCTTGAACGCGTCAGAAGCTTGGGCTTCACGATCGGCTACGCGGATCAGCACATGGTGTTCGAATGGGCCATGCCGCAAATCGCCGAGCCGTTCGACCGCTGGTGCGAGCGCGAAGGCATTCGCAACTTCCGTCGCTACGGCCAGCCGCTGCCGCAAGCGGCGAATGCGGACGGCGAAGTGCATGCGGACGGCGAAGTGCAGCAGCGCGATCCCGTCGCGGCATTCATCGCCCGGCTGGAAAGCGCTCCGCCTGGCCAATACCTCATCGTCGGCCATCCCGGCTATGACGATGCGGAAATGCGCCGGATGGGTTCCCCGGACTATCCGTCCGAACGGGTCGTATCGGACCGAATCAACGAGCGGCTGATCTATACGCATCCGGACGTGCTCGCCTGCTGCGAGCGGCTCGGCATCGTGCCGATTCGTTACGATGAAGCGCTGCTTCTTAAGGCATAGCGGAACGTTGTAAATGGCCGAGTGCAGGGCGTTGCGGAGGGAGCGGAGTGCGAACGGTTCTTGCGGACTAACCACACAAGCGATTGATTAATGGTTCAAACGATTAACGCGGCTAACGAATCGTACGCGTGCGAAGAAGCCCGCCGCCGGCGTTTGTACGAAAAATCGTACAAAGTAGCGTGCGATGAGGCCCGTCGCCGGGGTTTTGTACGAAAAATCGTACAAAGTAGCGTGCGATGAGGCCCGTCGCCGGCGTTTTGCACACTTCTTTTGACAGATCATTAGCGGGGTTAGTCTAGCTAGCGTTAGAGGCGCAGCGAGCAGCTCCGCCAACATTCGGCGACATTCCTATATAACGAGGTGCTACCGCATATGGAACTTAACGATAGAATAGATCAAGCCGTTCAACGAAGCGGCAACGGCATGCAGACGCAGACAGAGCAGCAGCCGCTGCTCTTAACGAAGGATTGGAAACCTTCCGCGGATTATCGGGTTTACGCCGGCGGCCGCGAAGTGAACGTCCACTGCAGCGAAGGCACGAGCTTCGCGATCATCGTCTGCCCGGCCGCGGAGGAGCTTGTCCTCGAAGTGGAATCGGCCGCCGCGTTCAGCCGCGCGGTCGTGCGCCCTTTGAGCACGGGCATTACGCCGTCCGCGGTCGGTTACAAGCTGCGTTTTGCCGTGCGCGCCGGACATAAGCTGAGCGTGGAGCTGGACGGCAGCGCGAAGCGTCCGCTGCTGCTGTTCGTGCAGGCCGAGGAAAGCGCGAAGCCGGATGCGAATGACCCGCGGGTTCACTACTACGCCGGCGGACGCGTATATGATGCCGGACGCATCGTGCTCCGCTCGAACGAGACGCTGTACATCGAGGAAGGCGCGGTCGTCCGCGGCACGGTCGTCGCCGAAGACGCGGCCGGCATTTCCGTCCGGGGCCGAGGCGTTCTGGACGGTTCCGGCTGGCGCGGCGTCCGAACGTCGGACGACGAGCGGCGCAACATGATCAGGCTCGTGAACTGCGAGCGGATCGCGCTTGAGGGCGTGACGGTGCTCGACGGCGACAGCTGGCATGTCCTGCCGATCGCCTGCCGGGATGTCGCGATCACGGATCTGAACATCATTACGTTCGAGGGAACCGGCGACGGCATCGACATCGTCGGCTGCGAAGACGTCACGGTGGCCGGCTGTTTCATCCGCTCGAACGACGATTGCATCGCGGTCAAGGCCGTCGGCTATTTCCATCCTGCCGGCTGCAAGGACGTCCGCAACGTGCATGTATCGGGCTGCGTCATGTGGAACGCGCCATGGGGCAACGCGCTCGAAATCGGCTACGAAACGAGCTGCGAGACGATCGAGAACATCGTGTTCGAGGATTGCGACATCATCCGCTGCGAATTCGAGGGCTGGCAGTCCGGCGGCACGTTCACGATCCATAACGGCGACCGCGCCGTCGTCCAGAACGTGCGCTACGACAATATTCGCATCGAGGATTCGCAGGAGAAGCTGGTCGATATCAAGGTGCTCCATTCCAAATATTCCAAGGACGAGGAGCGGGGCTTCGTCCGTAATATCCGCTTCAGCAACATCCACATCGTGGACGGTCCTTTTCCCGTATCCGTCATCCGCGGCTTCGACGAGGCCCATTTGATCGAGGACGTGTCGTTCACGAACCTCACCGCCTACGGGCAGCTGCTGCGCAGCGCGAACGAAGCGCGAATGGTCGTCGAGCTTGCGAGAGGGATTACGTTTGAATAAAGGCATTGCCCGTTCGGAAAACGCTGTTGACAAACTGTTCCATCGGGCGGAATATGAAGAGGGCTCCGCGGGCGACCGCGGGGCCCTAATCGATTTTAAAGAGGGTTGCGCGCTTGCGAAAACTTACGTTCCGATTAAACGACATTCTCTTGCTGCTCGTCGTGTTCGGCGGCTTCCTGATCTTCGGCTTCTCTGAAAATATCAAAGGACCCGCCATCCCCCGCATGCAGGCGGATTTCGGCTTGGACGAGGGGCAGCTCGGCATGCTGCTCGCGCTCAATTCGCTCGGTTATCTCGTGGCTTGTTCGTTCACGTCGGCTTTGTCGAGGCGCATCGGCATCAAGTGGACGGGCGTTGCGGCGTTCGGTTCGATGGCCGTCTCGGGCGTGCTCATGCACGCGGCATCCGGCTACGGATTTCTCTCGGCCTCATATTTCCTGATGTATATCGGCAACGGCATGCTGGAGATCGGGCTGGCGATTATGGCCGCCCGGATTTTCACCCGCAACACGGGGACGATGATGAACGTGGCGCATTTCTTCTACGGGCTGAGCTCGATCGTCGCCCCGCTGATCGCCGCCTCCATGATGGGCTGGCATGTACCCGGCGGCGGAACGCTGGGCTGGCGCGGGATGTACTTGATCATGCTTGCGCTGGCGGTGCTGCCGATCATTCCGTCGCTATGGGGCAAGTTCCCGGAAGAGGAGAAGCATGAATCGGGGGAGCAGACCTCGTACCGGGCGCTGATGCGCGATCCGATTGCCTGGCTGATCGTCGCGATCCTGTCGTTCGGCGTCGTCTCCGAGCTTGCGGTGGGGAGCTGGCTGGTCAACTTCCTGGAGAAAGCGTACGGCTGGAGCATGAGCGACGCGTCCGGCATGCTGTCCGCCTTCTTCCTCTTCTTCACGCTCGCCCGGCTGTTCCTCGGTCCGGTGACCGACCGTATCGGCTATACGCTGTCGGTGATGATTTTCGCTGCGTTCTCCGGGCTGTGCAGCCTGGCGGCGATCGCGATCGGCGAGCAGGGCGCGATTCTGTTTGCGATCGCGGGCGCAGGCATTGCGCCGATCTACCCGACGGTGATGGCGATGATCACGAAGCGCTATCCGCGGGGAACGGATACGGCGATCACGTTCACGGTTACGCTGATGGGCATTGCCAGCGTCATCGGAAATCTCTTCATCGGATTTGTCATTGATTTTGTCCGCGGCATATTCGAGGGAAGCGACGGCTCGGACCGGGGACGTATCCTTGGCCTGCAGGCCGGGTACGAGTTCATCGCCGCCATGGCGCTGCTCTGCTCAATCTGCTGCGTGGTGCTCTACGTGAAGCTGCGCAGGCGGGGCGAAGTGGTGTGAGCGATGCTTGCGCGGTTATTGGATCGGCCTATATAGACTATTCCAAAGGGATATTGGATCTCCGGCTTTTCACGGCTTAAGATGGTAATCAAATCCGTCAAGGCCTAGGAGGTTATCTAAAATGTCGATTTATACGTATGCAGTCAAAGGGAACGATCACGAACAGATTGCCATGTCCGAATACCGGGACAAGGTGCTGCTCATCGTCAATACGGCCAGCCGCTGCGGCTATTCGCGCCATTTCGCGGGTATTCAGAAGCTGTATGAAACCTACCGCGGGCAGGGTTTCGAAGTGCTGGGCTTCCCCTGCAATCAGTTCAATGCCAAGGAACCGGACGGGGATGCGTCCGTGCTGGCGTATTGCCGGGGCGAATTCGGCGTGACGTTTCCGCTTGCGGCGAAGACGGACGTAATCGGGCCGGACGCGCATCCGTTGTTTTCTTATTTAACGGCGCAGCTGCCGTTCGCGGGCTTTGATGCATCGACCGAGAACGGAAGGTGGATGCGGGATTTTCTGACGGAGAAATATCCGGACATCTATGCCGGCAACGGAGTCAAATGGAATTTCACCAAATTCCTCATCGACCGGGACGGGCGCCCGGCGGAAAGATTCGAAACGCCGGTCGAACCGGAGTCGTTGGCGCCGGCGATCGAGGCACTGCTGCGGCGTTAACGAATACCGCGGCGCTAAGGATGGCAGGGGACGACCGGCGATAGCGGTTCCCGTGTTCCTGATTGTTGGGCTTGACTATTGGTTCGGATCATAATAAACTCGGATTACAAATTACTGGAAGGAGTCGAGGCGCGATGAAAAGTTACAATTCTGCTGCAACCGCATATTTCGTTGCCTCGCTCATTCATCGGACGCGGGATTAAATCGTCGTATTTAATCCGTTATTTTGCGATGGATCGACCCGGGCAGCTTATTGCCCGGGTTTTTTGCCGTCTTTTTCCGCGATGCGGCCGTGCAGGCCCAATAAACATCCCACATAGAAGAGGTGTTCGATGAATACGATCCGTAATTTATTTCCCGAAGACATCGAGGAGCTGCGGCATCTGCTGCAAACCGTTTATCGGGCGATCTACTTGTATCAGCATGACCGTTCGGCTCGGCTTGAAGCATCCATGCGAGCAGCCATACAATCCTGCATGCCTTTCCTGGAACGGTTCAAACCGCATATTCCGGCGTATAAACAGCGTTATATCGAGCTGCTGAAGCAGCCGGACCGTATGGCCCCCTATGATTTGATCATCTGCTTCGACCGTGCGATCTATGAGCTTCATACGCGATTAAAGTCGGGCGAGATTGCCAATCGGCTGCCGTGGAGCAAGGAATTGCGCGATTTGTTGAACGAACGGCAGGAACCGGCGCCTGAGAGTACGGAAGGCGATGATGCGGCTGATACGGAGCGCGTCGATTTCTTAACGAGCGGGGTAGGAGCCTCGAGAGGGGAAGCGGCCGGAGTCGCGCGGGTGATTCTCGATTCTGTCGCGCTTGCGAAAGTCCAGCCTGGGGATATTCTAGTGACGCCGATGACGGATCCTTCGTTCCTTGAAGTCGCCGATCGAATCGCCGGATTGATTACGGACCGCGGCGGTCTGGTCTGCCATGCGGCTATACTTGCCAGGGAGTTCCGCTTGCCTTGCATCGTGGGCTGCCGGAACGCTACGCAGGTCATTCCTGACGGCGAGCCGATCATGATGGACACGACCGCCGGGATCGTCACGAGGATCGCCAAATGAGCATCGTACCCCTGCGCGAAGCCGCGGACCGGTCTCAATATGGCGGAAAAGCAGCCAGTTTATGTAACGCAATCGGGGCCGGGCTTCCTGTCCCGGAAGGATTGGCGGTTTCCTTTGCGACAGCTGAACGGATTGCAGCCGGTCAACCGGATGCCGCGAAGCAGCTGTTGTCCGCGCTGGCGACGATCAAGCTCCCCGTTGCCGTCCGCTCCTCCGCAGTGGCCGAGGATGGGGCAGAGAGCAGTTATGCGGGCATTTTCAAAACCGTCCTAAACGCCGCGGATGCCGATCAGGTCTTGTCTGCCGTCCAAGATGTCTGGTCCTCTGCATCTAGCGGACGAACAACCGCCTATAGCAGTGACGGCAATGGGGATCAACCTGCCAATCGGATGGCTGTGCTCGTGCAGCAAATGGCAGCCGCGGAAATCTCGGGCGTCCTGTTCACGCGTCATCCGGTGACGGGTGAAGATATCCGCTTCGTCGAGGCTGG
It encodes:
- a CDS encoding methylenetetrahydrofolate reductase, with protein sequence MLSEKIRNRETGIITYGMTPPKETYPPDQIAEISRKQCERLEGLPIDGLILYDVQEESDRIDQDRPFPYLRTVEPTTYSRDYLSRLSVPKIIYRCVGKDSESQLSEWLQADPGQERFSVFVGASSSKQAVSLTLPAAYELSSTVNPKLAFGGVVIPERHQKKHDEHLRIADKIRSGCQFFISQAAYNVEAAKDFLSDYYYHCQNQEIDMVPILINLAPCGSAKTLDFMKWLGISIPKWLENDLKHSNDVLDKSIRLSQKIFEEIFEFGLEKGIPLGCSVESVSTRKVEIEASIQLVHDIKATMEKRMRPAIIV
- a CDS encoding glycoside hydrolase family protein, translating into MSHLQGNTEAPLYADLVIEQGDASQPFSWGRVNRFAIGFEIAAGAGEGELVSAVSSAIGRGVRIYVGSTSEMEALSLIAEMHTDARTEPLSLSIPWARIGDGRHDVLLHDEGHAVRLYVDGILVDEDWPMGTVDWSDAAVRAYAGTANIILSRDAAAPEAEGAELEGQAELAERYLGKEPATVQYWRPRGMRTGVGDCMPFFDGTTFRLYYLYDRRGHASKWGLGAHQWGQISTKDFIHWEHHPIAVGITEEGEGSICTGSVFLKDGIYYAYYAVRAVDGSPARLTYAVSEDGIRFAKTDAEIRLSARFTLSSVRDPHVFQDADGTYHMLVTTSLVAPGLGGEVNHQGCLVHLVSDNLTEWEERGPFIVPGYHDEPECSDIFEWNGWYYLIFSNDGLARYRHSRTMAGPWLRPAMDVLDCVQWRVPKTAPFPEDRRIAAGFLSSPGQYAGELVFRELVQHADGSLGLAFVPELREASGPALSIDSCTLADFNGFVSRSIGAFQSDYVLAFDVTAQYPNMYFGFSVSGAAGFADGHDVRFEPSARKVGVHRIRARSLQEDESSSIYHVEGLTEKVSVEAVVKSGWIDLCVNGSRTLISRIDGANGHLHLRFFAQFGSAAFEGVSVRPLAVE
- a CDS encoding type I glyceraldehyde-3-phosphate dehydrogenase — encoded protein: MGKIALFGFGRIGRQMLRVALQDKLFVPVSISDIKDEGTLAALFEVDTNYKRWPEAVSSREGTMIIGDREIAYINSSKEVPDWNALGVDLVIDCTGRAVTRPVAQVHLDRGAKRVLVSGPSKSLEDCDAVLLKGINLDSFDPDKHRIISMASCTTNALAPVVKLVRENFGIKYGLFSTVHSYTNTQSLTDQPMRDRRDSWAAAENIIPSSSGAAKALKFIWNDLQITGKAYRIPTRTGSIAELNLLTEKPVTAEQINDMFRAAAKEGELKGVLDVLEGEWASSRIVGDSHSSIIDLPLTQVQGELLSVATWYDNEWGYASRLAEVAAFLANS
- a CDS encoding zinc-binding dehydrogenase, whose translation is MGKRMDFIAPKEIAFHEVEEKQLAAGEVRLTTLYSGISAGTQLTAYRGINPFVHKQFNNELRVFEPRTEPSSSLYPVHGGWGYEEVGVVSEVGPEVTGVSEGDVVYGTWGHRSSHVVTGQFAKDHLLPAGLDPVAGIYSQMGAIALNAILDADIHLGETVAIFGQGVPGQLAAQLARLNGSRVIVVDLDDYRLGFSERLGADHTINSSSCDVAKRIKELTRGMGADIAIEFTGVSAALHEAIRCLAYNGRVVTAGFYQEGATQLYLGEEFHHNRAQLICSQISGINPQLTHRWDRLRMERTVMELAQSGRLKLTELITHRVPFGQAADAYRMLDAQSEPALQVVLQF
- a CDS encoding ChbG/HpnK family deacetylase, which translates into the protein MHPLNERIRLITRADDAGSARTADRAILETIERGIVRNVSVMAVGPSIEHAAELLASKQEVCFGIHATLNAEWTDVRWGPAAPASSVPSLVEPGSGMFKQTPQAFLQHPPSVEDVLTELQAQLERVRSLGFTIGYADQHMVFEWAMPQIAEPFDRWCEREGIRNFRRYGQPLPQAANADGEVHADGEVQQRDPVAAFIARLESAPPGQYLIVGHPGYDDAEMRRMGSPDYPSERVVSDRINERLIYTHPDVLACCERLGIVPIRYDEALLLKA
- a CDS encoding glycoside hydrolase family 28 protein encodes the protein MELNDRIDQAVQRSGNGMQTQTEQQPLLLTKDWKPSADYRVYAGGREVNVHCSEGTSFAIIVCPAAEELVLEVESAAAFSRAVVRPLSTGITPSAVGYKLRFAVRAGHKLSVELDGSAKRPLLLFVQAEESAKPDANDPRVHYYAGGRVYDAGRIVLRSNETLYIEEGAVVRGTVVAEDAAGISVRGRGVLDGSGWRGVRTSDDERRNMIRLVNCERIALEGVTVLDGDSWHVLPIACRDVAITDLNIITFEGTGDGIDIVGCEDVTVAGCFIRSNDDCIAVKAVGYFHPAGCKDVRNVHVSGCVMWNAPWGNALEIGYETSCETIENIVFEDCDIIRCEFEGWQSGGTFTIHNGDRAVVQNVRYDNIRIEDSQEKLVDIKVLHSKYSKDEERGFVRNIRFSNIHIVDGPFPVSVIRGFDEAHLIEDVSFTNLTAYGQLLRSANEARMVVELARGITFE